A region from the Chelmon rostratus isolate fCheRos1 chromosome 6, fCheRos1.pri, whole genome shotgun sequence genome encodes:
- the LOC121607708 gene encoding uncharacterized protein LOC121607708, which yields MCPTATESELSDLRGPEPAHAECLKYDPQATVDCSPAERESALLERERAKEPVSAMERERTMRNLVDMQRKVEQRQQRDRERQLLRVQERLSIIQNRKAEEDLLGLKHTDRLRHLTQDLPQEDKNQQKTVVRERLEQLRRERSYVMQSKRDRNTAGFKELLGPVALHSRETDDGAD from the exons ATGTGTCCCACTGCGACAGAGTCAGAGCTATCGGATCTGAGAGGGCCTGAACCCGCTCATGCTGAGTGTCTGAAGTATGATCCACAAGCCACG GTTGACTGTAGCCCTGCAGAGAGGGAATCCgcactgctggagagagagcgagccaAGGAACCAGTTTCAGcaatggagagagaaaggacaaTGCGCAACCTGGTGGATATGCAAAGGAAGGTCgaacagaggcagcagagagacagagaaagacaactGCTAAGG gttCAGGAGCGTCTGTCGATCATCCAGAACAGAAAGGCGGAGGAAGACCTGCTtggcctgaaacacacagacaggctcaGGCACCTCACACAAGACCTACCACAG GAGGATAAGAACCAGCAGAAGACAGTTGTCAGAGAGCGActggagcagctgagaagaGAGCGATCTTATGTCATGCAGTCCAAACGAGACAG GAATACTGCAGGATTTAAGGAACTCCTGGGTCCTGTAGCTCtccacagcagagaaacagatgacGGAGCAGACTGA
- the dnaja2b gene encoding dnaJ homolog subfamily A member 2b, which produces MANVVDTKLYDILGVSPSASENELKKAYRKLAKEYHPDKNPDAGDKFKEISFAYEVLTNPEKKELYDRYGEQGLREGGGGGPGMDDIFSHIFGGGLFGFMGQGRGRNGGKRRGDDMVHPLKVSLEDLYNGKTTKLQLSKNVLCGACNGQGGKAGAVQKCVACRGRGMRIMIRQLAPGMVQQMQSVCTDCNGEGEVINEKDRCRKCEGHKVCKETKLLEVHVDKGMRHGQKITFSGEADQAPGVEPGDIVLVLQEKEHEEFRRDGSDLHMVQRIGLVEALCGFQMTVTHLDGRQLLVKYPPGKIIEPGCIRMVKGEGMPQYRNPFEKGDLYVKFDVQFPENNWISAEKLNELECLLPARAENPVIAADAEEVDLTDFDRSQGSGGGARREAYNDSSDEEGGHHGPGVQCAHQ; this is translated from the exons ATGGCGAATGTTGTGGATACGAAGCTATACGACATCCTCGGAGTTTCACCATCTGCCTctgaaaatgaactaaaaaaG gCCTACCGCAAACTGGCCAAAGAGTACCATCCTGACAAGAACCCTGATGCTGGAGACAAG tttaaAGAGATCAGTTTTGCGTATGAGGTTCTGACAAACCCAGAAAAGAAGGAGCTGTATGATCGCTATGGAGAACAGGGGCTacgggagggaggaggtggagggccTGGCATGGACGATATCTTCTCTCACATTTTTGGTGGAGGACTGTTTGGGTTCATGGGACAGGGCAGAGGACGCAATGGaggcaagaggagaggagatgacatGGTACACCCTCTGAA AGTTTCTCTCGAAGACCTCTACAATGGCAAAACCACCAAACTACAGCTCAGTAAGAATGTGCTGTGTGGTGCCTGCAATGG TCAGGGGGGTAAAGCCGGAGCAGTGCAGAAGTGTGTGGCATGCAGAGGACGAGGTATGAGAATCATGATTAGACAGCTGGCCCCTGGGATGGTTCAACAGATGCAGTCAGTCTGCACAGACTGCAATGGAGAGG GTGAGGTGATAAATGAGAAGGACCGGTGCAGAAAGTGTGAGGGTCATAAGGTTTGTAAGGAGACTAAGCTTCTGGAGGTGCATGTGGACAAAGGCATGAGACATGGACAGAAGATCACATTCTCTGGGGAAGCTGATCAAGCACCAGGCGTCGAACCAGGAGATATAGTCCTGGTGCTGCAAGAGAAAGAACATGAG GAATTCCGCCGTGATGGCAGTGACCTTCACATGGTCCAGCGTATCGGCCTGGTTGAGGCTCTGTGTGGCTTCCAGATGACTGTCACACACCTTGATGGACGTCAGTTGCTTGTCAAATACCCACCTGGCAAGATCATTGAGCCAG gCTGCATTCGAATGGTGAAGGGAGAAGGAATGCCTCAGTACAGAAACCCGTTTGAGAAGGGAGACCTTTACGTCAAGTTTGATGTCCAGTTCCCTGAAAACAACTGGATTAGCGctgaaaaactgaat GAACTTGAGTGCTTGCTGCCTGCTCGTGCTGAGAATCCTGTGATTGCTGCAGATGCGGAGGAAGTTGACCTGACAGATTTCGACAGGAGTCAAGGGTCAGGGGGTGGAGCCAGGAGAGAGGCCTACAATGATAGTTCTGATGAGGAAGGCGGCCATCATGGCCCAGGGGTGCAGTGTGCACACCAATAG
- the ppp6r2b gene encoding serine/threonine-protein phosphatase 6 regulatory subunit 2 isoform X1, giving the protein MFWKFDLHTSSHLEALLDKEDVTLTELMDEEDVLQECKAQNRRLLLFLCQDQCMQELVRMITTEPPAGVEEIKRFKYPNIACELLTSDVGVINDKLGNEEPLLETLYAFLEQPSPLNPLLASFFSKTIGNLITRKTEQVLSFLRRKEGFLSLVLKHIDTSAMMDVLLRLISCVEPPPLRLETLTWLNEEKLAQRLIELIHPERDEERQSNASQTLCDIIRLSRDQANQLQEISQPDPLLTVLESQECVEQLLQNMFSGQSTESCIVNGIQVLLTLLEIRRPVVDGVMDAQGFERSYTVNSSILLAIQPHLIHFHQLLLAPPKRNPMLTTLGVLEEPLGNTRLHVARLVASLLYTSSASHAVVAQELCRLNTMDLLLDLFFKYTWNNFLHLQVELCVAAILRPCAHEMRLQPGLGAQEKFKPNQDASQEQALTETPSEPPVTPENSAHNLMVTHLFQHCHLVQRILEAWEENDKIQSEGGMRRGYMGHLTRIANTVVHNLEKGPVHTQISSLITELPEDYRGRWETFVDQTLSETNRKNTIDLIGTGNPRPSSEDDMESPFPKELTLQQAFSDYQIQQMTANFVDQFGFNDEEFTDHDDSIGATFDRIAEININIDAGQDSANTAVFEACSKERIQPFDDDEEDIWEEKEINFATQTKSRSRSDTPQFGGSRSSQSQAASKACDRTATSGTEASDRAADSDSEEGEDPKDDLDPFSSQGQSEATKSTGWIADFGEVNSKAPAAGVGFSAWDTPDSQPAATEAEEKGWAKFTDFQPFCCSETGPRCSSPVDSELSGSDSTKPNQNPCVWSVCVARKAPLVASDSSSSSSSDSDEEEGKTESATSETFTTETITTGAGKETIRLSVDAKNERAVFSSEADKVPVEGLAIKDKGIGNEKESESGKKHGDGPSPTTASPTTQPAAVTQEMQPSPNGPA; this is encoded by the exons ATGTTTTGGAAGTTTGACCTACACACGTCTTCTCACCTGGAGGCTTTACTTGACAAAGAGGATGTCACTCTCACTGAGCTCATGGACGAGGAAGATGTGCTGCAGGAGTGCAAGGCTCAGAACAGGAG ACTTCTCCTGTTCTTGTGCCAGGACCAGTGCATGCAGGAGCTGGTCCGTATGATTACCACAGAGCCCCCTGCTGGTGTAGAAGAGATCAAGCGTTTCAA GTATCCAAATATAGCCTGTGAGCTGTTGACAAGTGATGTGGGAGTGATCAATGATAAGCTGGGTAATGAGGAGCCTCTGCTGGAAACTCTGTATGCCTTCCTGGAGCAGCCGTCCCCACTTAACCCACTCCTGGCATCTTTCTTTAGCAAGACAATTGGGAACCTTATCACACGGAAGACtgagcag GTGCTTAGTTTCCTGCGACGGAAGGAGGGATTCCTCTCCCTGGTGCTGAAGCATATTGATACATCAGCCATGATGGATGTGCTCCTAAGACTTATCAGCTGTGTGGAGCCACCCCCTCTTCGGCTTGAGACACTCACT TGGCTGAATGAAGAGAAACTCGCCCAGAGACTCATAGAGCTCATTCACcctgagagagatgaagag AGGCAGTCCAATGCATCTCAGACTTTGTGCGACATCATTCGACTGAGCAGAGACCAGGCCAATCAGCTCCAAGAGATTTCACAGCCTGACCCTTTGCTGACTGTGCTGGAGTC GCAGGAGTGTGTTGAGCAGTTGTTGCAGAATATGTTCTCAGGACAGAGTACTGAGAGCTGTATCGTCAATGGCATTCAAGTTCTTCTCACATTACTGGAAATCAGGaggcctgt GGTGGATGGTGTAATGGATGCTCAGGGATTTGAGAGAAGTTACACTGttaacagcagcattttgttggCCATCCAACCACACTTGATACACTTCCACCAGCTACTCCTGGCACCACCCAAG CGAAATCCCATGCTGACTACTCTGGGTGTGCTGGAGGAACCATTAGGGAACACACGTCTGCACGTAGCCAGACTGGTGGCCTCTCTGCTATATACCAGCTCTGCTAGCCACGCAGTCGTAGCACAGGAACTCTGCCGACTCAATACAATGGACCTGCTGCTG GACTTGTTCTTCAAGTATACTTGGAACAACTTCCTGCACCTCCAAGTGGAGctttgtgttgctgccatcCTCCGTCCCTGTGCCCATGAAATGAGACTTCAGCCTGGCTTGGGAGCCCAGGAAAAATTCAAGCCTAATCAGGATGCTTCACAAGAGCAGGCTTTGACTGAAACCCCTTCTGAACCTCCAGTCACCCCTGAAAACTCTGCACATAATCTAATGGTGACTCAT TTGTTTCAGCACTGCCACCTTGTCCAGAGGATTCTGGAGGCTTGGGAAGAGAATGATAAAATACA GTCAGAAGGTGGTATGAGAAGAGGGTACATGGGACATCTGACCAGGATTGCCAACACAGTAGTCCACAATTTGGAGAAGGGCCCAGTTCACACACAGATTAGTAGCCTCATCACAG AGCTGCCAGAGGACTACAGAGGGCGCTGGGAAACCTTTGTGGACCAGACCCTGTCAGAGACCAATAGGAAGAACACCATAGACctg ATTGGCACTGGAAACCCACGCCCATCCTCAGAGGATGATATGGAGAGCCCCTTCCCTAAAGAACTGACACTACAGCAG gCCTTTTCAGACTACCAGATCCAGCAGATGACGGCTAACTTTGTGGATCAGTTTGGCTTCAATGATGAGGAGTTTACCGATCATGATGACAGCATTGG GGCAACGTTTGACCGAATTGCAGAGATCAACATCAACATTGATGCAGGCCAGGACAGT GCcaacacagctgtgtttgaagCCTGTTCCAAAGAGAGGATTCAGCCCTtcgatgatgatgaagaggacatttgggaggagaaagagatcaACTTTGCAACACAAACCAAGTCCCGTAGCCGGTCAGACACACCACA GTTTGGTGGGTCACGATCATCCCAGAGCCAAGCAGCCAGTAAAGCTTGTGATAGGACAGCAACTTCTGGCACTGAGGCctctgacagagcagcagactcAGActctgaggagggagaggatcCTAAAGATGACCTGGATCCTTTCTCAAGCCAGGGCCAGTCCGAGGCAACAAAGA GCACAGGCTGGATAGCAGACTTTGGGGAGGTGAACTCAAAGGCTCCTGCAGCAGGAGTGGGTTTTTCAGCCTGGGACACTCCGGACTCCCAGCCAGCTGCCACAGAGGCAGAAGAGAAAGGATGGGCCAAGTTCACTGACTTCCAGCCTTTCTGTtg CTCTGAAACAGGCCCCAGATGTAGCTCCCCTGTGGACTCGGAGCTCAGTGGATCAGACAGCACCAAACCAAACCAGAACC cgtgtgtgtggagtgtgtgcgTGGCGAGAAAAGCTCCACTGGTGGCGTCGGACAGctcttcctccagcagctcagacagcGATGAGGAGGAAGGCAAGACAGAGTCTGCGACCAGTGAGACGTTCACCACAGAGACCATCACCACAGGGGCTGGCAAGGAGACCATTCGGCTCAGCGTGGACGCTAAAAACGAGAGGGCAGTCTTCAGCAG cgAAGCAGACAAGGTGCCAGTAGAGGGACTCGCCATCAAAGACAAAGGGATAGGCAATGAGAAAGAAAGCGAGAGTGGAAAGAAACATGGAGATGGTCCCAGCCCGACTACAGCCAGTCCAACTACCCAgccagctgctgtcacaca AGAGATGCAGCCCTCTCCTAATGGACCGGCCTAA
- the ppp6r2b gene encoding serine/threonine-protein phosphatase 6 regulatory subunit 2 isoform X2, with product MFWKFDLHTSSHLEALLDKEDVTLTELMDEEDVLQECKAQNRRLLLFLCQDQCMQELVRMITTEPPAGVEEIKRFKYPNIACELLTSDVGVINDKLGNEEPLLETLYAFLEQPSPLNPLLASFFSKTIGNLITRKTEQVLSFLRRKEGFLSLVLKHIDTSAMMDVLLRLISCVEPPPLRLETLTWLNEEKLAQRLIELIHPERDEERQSNASQTLCDIIRLSRDQANQLQEISQPDPLLTVLESQECVEQLLQNMFSGQSTESCIVNGIQVLLTLLEIRRPVVDGVMDAQGFERSYTVNSSILLAIQPHLIHFHQLLLAPPKRNPMLTTLGVLEEPLGNTRLHVARLVASLLYTSSASHAVVAQELCRLNTMDLLLDLFFKYTWNNFLHLQVELCVAAILRPCAHEMRLQPGLGAQEKFKPNQDASQEQALTETPSEPPVTPENSAHNLMVTHLFQHCHLVQRILEAWEENDKIQSEGGMRRGYMGHLTRIANTVVHNLEKGPVHTQISSLITELPEDYRGRWETFVDQTLSETNRKNTIDLIGTGNPRPSSEDDMESPFPKELTLQQAFSDYQIQQMTANFVDQFGFNDEEFTDHDDSIGATFDRIAEININIDAGQDSANTAVFEACSKERIQPFDDDEEDIWEEKEINFATQTKSRSRFGGSRSSQSQAASKACDRTATSGTEASDRAADSDSEEGEDPKDDLDPFSSQGQSEATKSTGWIADFGEVNSKAPAAGVGFSAWDTPDSQPAATEAEEKGWAKFTDFQPFCCSETGPRCSSPVDSELSGSDSTKPNQNPCVWSVCVARKAPLVASDSSSSSSSDSDEEEGKTESATSETFTTETITTGAGKETIRLSVDAKNERAVFSSEADKVPVEGLAIKDKGIGNEKESESGKKHGDGPSPTTASPTTQPAAVTQEMQPSPNGPA from the exons ATGTTTTGGAAGTTTGACCTACACACGTCTTCTCACCTGGAGGCTTTACTTGACAAAGAGGATGTCACTCTCACTGAGCTCATGGACGAGGAAGATGTGCTGCAGGAGTGCAAGGCTCAGAACAGGAG ACTTCTCCTGTTCTTGTGCCAGGACCAGTGCATGCAGGAGCTGGTCCGTATGATTACCACAGAGCCCCCTGCTGGTGTAGAAGAGATCAAGCGTTTCAA GTATCCAAATATAGCCTGTGAGCTGTTGACAAGTGATGTGGGAGTGATCAATGATAAGCTGGGTAATGAGGAGCCTCTGCTGGAAACTCTGTATGCCTTCCTGGAGCAGCCGTCCCCACTTAACCCACTCCTGGCATCTTTCTTTAGCAAGACAATTGGGAACCTTATCACACGGAAGACtgagcag GTGCTTAGTTTCCTGCGACGGAAGGAGGGATTCCTCTCCCTGGTGCTGAAGCATATTGATACATCAGCCATGATGGATGTGCTCCTAAGACTTATCAGCTGTGTGGAGCCACCCCCTCTTCGGCTTGAGACACTCACT TGGCTGAATGAAGAGAAACTCGCCCAGAGACTCATAGAGCTCATTCACcctgagagagatgaagag AGGCAGTCCAATGCATCTCAGACTTTGTGCGACATCATTCGACTGAGCAGAGACCAGGCCAATCAGCTCCAAGAGATTTCACAGCCTGACCCTTTGCTGACTGTGCTGGAGTC GCAGGAGTGTGTTGAGCAGTTGTTGCAGAATATGTTCTCAGGACAGAGTACTGAGAGCTGTATCGTCAATGGCATTCAAGTTCTTCTCACATTACTGGAAATCAGGaggcctgt GGTGGATGGTGTAATGGATGCTCAGGGATTTGAGAGAAGTTACACTGttaacagcagcattttgttggCCATCCAACCACACTTGATACACTTCCACCAGCTACTCCTGGCACCACCCAAG CGAAATCCCATGCTGACTACTCTGGGTGTGCTGGAGGAACCATTAGGGAACACACGTCTGCACGTAGCCAGACTGGTGGCCTCTCTGCTATATACCAGCTCTGCTAGCCACGCAGTCGTAGCACAGGAACTCTGCCGACTCAATACAATGGACCTGCTGCTG GACTTGTTCTTCAAGTATACTTGGAACAACTTCCTGCACCTCCAAGTGGAGctttgtgttgctgccatcCTCCGTCCCTGTGCCCATGAAATGAGACTTCAGCCTGGCTTGGGAGCCCAGGAAAAATTCAAGCCTAATCAGGATGCTTCACAAGAGCAGGCTTTGACTGAAACCCCTTCTGAACCTCCAGTCACCCCTGAAAACTCTGCACATAATCTAATGGTGACTCAT TTGTTTCAGCACTGCCACCTTGTCCAGAGGATTCTGGAGGCTTGGGAAGAGAATGATAAAATACA GTCAGAAGGTGGTATGAGAAGAGGGTACATGGGACATCTGACCAGGATTGCCAACACAGTAGTCCACAATTTGGAGAAGGGCCCAGTTCACACACAGATTAGTAGCCTCATCACAG AGCTGCCAGAGGACTACAGAGGGCGCTGGGAAACCTTTGTGGACCAGACCCTGTCAGAGACCAATAGGAAGAACACCATAGACctg ATTGGCACTGGAAACCCACGCCCATCCTCAGAGGATGATATGGAGAGCCCCTTCCCTAAAGAACTGACACTACAGCAG gCCTTTTCAGACTACCAGATCCAGCAGATGACGGCTAACTTTGTGGATCAGTTTGGCTTCAATGATGAGGAGTTTACCGATCATGATGACAGCATTGG GGCAACGTTTGACCGAATTGCAGAGATCAACATCAACATTGATGCAGGCCAGGACAGT GCcaacacagctgtgtttgaagCCTGTTCCAAAGAGAGGATTCAGCCCTtcgatgatgatgaagaggacatttgggaggagaaagagatcaACTTTGCAACACAAACCAAGTCCCGTAGCCG GTTTGGTGGGTCACGATCATCCCAGAGCCAAGCAGCCAGTAAAGCTTGTGATAGGACAGCAACTTCTGGCACTGAGGCctctgacagagcagcagactcAGActctgaggagggagaggatcCTAAAGATGACCTGGATCCTTTCTCAAGCCAGGGCCAGTCCGAGGCAACAAAGA GCACAGGCTGGATAGCAGACTTTGGGGAGGTGAACTCAAAGGCTCCTGCAGCAGGAGTGGGTTTTTCAGCCTGGGACACTCCGGACTCCCAGCCAGCTGCCACAGAGGCAGAAGAGAAAGGATGGGCCAAGTTCACTGACTTCCAGCCTTTCTGTtg CTCTGAAACAGGCCCCAGATGTAGCTCCCCTGTGGACTCGGAGCTCAGTGGATCAGACAGCACCAAACCAAACCAGAACC cgtgtgtgtggagtgtgtgcgTGGCGAGAAAAGCTCCACTGGTGGCGTCGGACAGctcttcctccagcagctcagacagcGATGAGGAGGAAGGCAAGACAGAGTCTGCGACCAGTGAGACGTTCACCACAGAGACCATCACCACAGGGGCTGGCAAGGAGACCATTCGGCTCAGCGTGGACGCTAAAAACGAGAGGGCAGTCTTCAGCAG cgAAGCAGACAAGGTGCCAGTAGAGGGACTCGCCATCAAAGACAAAGGGATAGGCAATGAGAAAGAAAGCGAGAGTGGAAAGAAACATGGAGATGGTCCCAGCCCGACTACAGCCAGTCCAACTACCCAgccagctgctgtcacaca AGAGATGCAGCCCTCTCCTAATGGACCGGCCTAA